From the genome of Candidatus Tectomicrobia bacterium:
GGCCAGCAGCAGCGCGTGGCCCTCGCCCGGGCCCTCGCCCCGCGCCCCGAGGTACTTCTCCTCGACGAGCCCTTCAGCGCCCTGGACGCACGGCTTCGCAGCCAAGTGCGCGACGAGCTCGTGGGCATCCTGCGCCGGAGCGGGCAGACCTCCCTCATCGTCTCCCACGACGAGCGGGACGCCCTAGCCGTCTCGGACCGGATCATCGTAATGAACAAGGGAAGAATCGAGCAGATCGGGACCCCGCGCGAGGTCTACCAGTTTCCCGCGACAGAGTACGTGGCCCGCTTCGTCGGGCAGACGAACATCCTGCCCGGGATCATCCTGGAGTCGGGCTACGACGAGGTGATGACCTCCATCGGCCCCGTCCCCTGCCTTTCCATGCGGGACCTGGACTTCGGGACCGACGCCTTCATCTCCATCCGGCCCGAGAGCTTCACCATCGATCCCGGGGGCCCCTTCCGCGCCCGGGTGGCCCACATCGCCTACGGCGGCCAGTACATCACCCTGGTGGTGGAGCTGCTGCAGGAGCCGGGGCTGGGCCAGCGCCTCACCATCCACGCCCATCCCAACCTGCGGGTGGACGTGGGCGAGGAGATCCGCTTCCGGATCATCCCGGACTTCGTGACCGTGATCGAGGACGTGAACGGGGGTTGAGACGCGGCGGGCCGCGGGGCCCTCAAGCGTTCCGCAGGATCCCGGCGACGGGCTCGACGCTCGCGAGCGAGTCGAGCCCGAGAATGGCCTCCGCCAGCGCCTCGGCCCTGGGGCGGGAAAGACTGCGGCAGGCGTTGTCAAGGAATTTGAACTTCAAATCCTCCACCGAAAGGGGATTTTCGGGGCAGCCGCGCTGATACTTCTCCTCGGCGGCGAAGGTGCTCCCGTCTTTCAGGCGGATTTCCACCCGGCCGGAGAGAAAGCGCGGAAAATCGAACCCATCCTCCCGCCGGTAGGAGACTTTGGAGGCCACCTCCAGGACGCGGGGATCGTGGATCGCTTCCCCCTCGAACTCCCCCACCCCGCACCGGCCCCGCACGAGGACGCTCCCCAGGCAATAGGGGAGCGAGAACTTGGCGTCGTACTCGGTGCGGGGGCGGCACTTCGCCTCCGCGGGCTCCAGCACCAGCGCGATGGCGCCTGGAGCGGCGTGGCAGAGGATGGAAGTGATCGCCTCCGGGGCGAAGCCTCTCTCGCGCTGGACCCGGAGGGCGGCGTCCAGGAAGGCGTGGATGACGTGGCCGCAGGGGTAGGGCTTGAAGGCGGTGGCCAGGGTCTCCCAGCGCTCGCCGAGTCCTGAGGCCACGGCCGCGGCATCGAACGCCTCTCCCTCGAGATGGCTCCGGAGGAGGCCGAAACGCCCCTCGATGACGGTGGGCGGGCCGCCGAAACCCCCTTCCGCCAGCGCCGCCGCCGCG
Proteins encoded in this window:
- a CDS encoding ABC transporter ATP-binding protein, with product MRETILELSGVTKRFPDATEDAVSRISFFLLKGQVFSILGPSGCGKTTTLRLIAGLDRPDEGEIILAGRSVAGGRRWVPPEKRGVGMVFQDHALFPHKTVAQNVAFGLQHLGRIERLARVREVLAQVNLTGLEERYPHQLSGGQQQRVALARALAPRPEVLLLDEPFSALDARLRSQVRDELVGILRRSGQTSLIVSHDERDALAVSDRIIVMNKGRIEQIGTPREVYQFPATEYVARFVGQTNILPGIILESGYDEVMTSIGPVPCLSMRDLDFGTDAFISIRPESFTIDPGGPFRARVAHIAYGGQYITLVVELLQEPGLGQRLTIHAHPNLRVDVGEEIRFRIIPDFVTVIEDVNGG
- a CDS encoding MmgE/PrpD family protein; translation: METPPSAASERICRFAETLRYEAIPPDVVEKVKLLALDVIGIALAAHSTPVDAPLRAAARALTGRPKGEEGGDLGPASAVGEKRRMPAAGAALLNGALGHALDFDDTHTLSVIHTAAPVIPAALAGAEAFGKSGREMLRAAVAGFESEIRIGLAAPGRFHARGFHMTAIAGTFGAALAYGLLAGLDGRRLVSALGICGSMAAGLFEYLEDGSPVKALHPGWAAHAGIAAAALAEGGFGGPPTVIEGRFGLLRSHLEGEAFDAAAVASGLGERWETLATAFKPYPCGHVIHAFLDAALRVQRERGFAPEAITSILCHAAPGAIALVLEPAEAKCRPRTEYDAKFSLPYCLGSVLVRGRCGVGEFEGEAIHDPRVLEVASKVSYRREDGFDFPRFLSGRVEIRLKDGSTFAAEEKYQRGCPENPLSVEDLKFKFLDNACRSLSRPRAEALAEAILGLDSLASVEPVAGILRNA